CCTCTACAAAGACCCCATCTCCAAATAAAATCATATTCTAAGGAACTAGTGTTAAGAGTTCAATGTATGAATTTGgaaaaaacaattcaatccataataattggtatataatataaaaacatgaatgagatttttttagaagaactcagcaaaataaaattatagtttattGCCTTTTGGGTatgaatgagttttttttttaaagaattcttattTGGACTCGATTACTCTTAATGAGTCCAAAAAGTAAGtagaataatatataatttataataggaCAACCATTTCACACCAGCAATCTAAGCAACTCCCATACCATGTGTGGTCTCATCAAACtccaaagtcttaaaaaaaattatatatgttaatGCTAGTTGATTCCAAATTTATAACTCAAACTCTCTCCAAATTCTTTTATTCAACTCCTAACACCTTCATTTGGATGTCTCACAGGTATTTCAAATGAAATATGTATAAAACTGAATTCTTAATTTTCTTACCCTCCAACATATTTTGCCCATTCCAATTTTCTTCAAACTTTACCTCCCCTCGTCACCACCTTTGATGAAATCCAACAAGAAAGTACTGTTAACTTTATGTGTGAGGTAAATTTTAAATGTCTCCATTTTCTTCAATGTACTATCATCATTATATCTTGACTGGACAGATGCAGTGGCTTTCCTTCTGTGGTCCTTATTACTCTTCTTGACCATCTCCAATAATTCTCTATTAATAAGCCAGAGTAATTTCATAAAACATAAACTGGACCACATTAGTTTTGCTCAAAAATCCTTCAGTAGTTTTCTTCCTTGGAAGAATCTCATCTCACCCACTGTGATCCAGCCTCTTTTAGCGTCCTCAAGCCTGCTGAGCTGGTTCTGTTGGAGCCATTAACACAAGCTATTCTGATGGTCTGGAACACTCACCTCCCCAGTCCTCATGTGGTTGGTTGCTTAACATCACTTTCAGTTTAAAGTCACCTGCTTGCTCGGAAAACTTCTTGTTTTTCTGTCTACAGCcagaggtctccaaactttttacacagggggccagttcactgtccctcagaccattggagggctgccaaatacagtggtcctctcactgaccaccaatgaaagaggtgccccttccagaagtgcagtgggggctggataaatggcctcagggggcctcattgcggccagcgggccgtagtttggggatgcctgaatcTAACCAGAAACATCTCCCATTAGTAAAGGGAATAACTACTTTATTAATAGTGTGTGCTCCAAATATAAAAGTCTCTGATCTTTAGTTCTACTTATTAGATGACAAACTCCAGGGTGGTAAAATTATCCGAGACACAGGTTCAAGACAGGTACAAGGTTGATGACTGTATAACATCGGTATGCACGTATACCAGTGAggtatctgtgttacctcttgcTTCTAGATTCCTTTGGAACAATCTTGGAGATAGAACATCTCTTCCCAAGGGTCTGCTTGAGGTTTTTCTTAagaatttttctaaagaaatttctCAAGAATTTCTTACCAAGATAGAGGTGAAAGAAGAGACAGTGGATATAGTTTTTCATTAGtacttaaagctttttttttatagtacttgATATATTAGTAATGCATTATTACTTGGGTAATCTACTATTAACCAAGACATTCTTTACTTTtaggtgtattttttttcctagaaactATTTCTTAAGGCAAATTACTTGAAGGAACATACATTCTTGCTTTTGCCTCTTTGAAAATAGGTCAGACTTAAAATACATCTAAATAAAGGGTGTTCCTCTAAACCCCCCCCCCTTTAGTACAATGATTCACATAATTCAGAAAAGCTATTATACTAATGGTTTCATGTTATTACAGTGAAAGGATACAGGTTGAAACCAGCAAAGAAAATGGCATAAAAGGGCAAGTCTAGTAAAGACTAAATACAAGCTTGCAGTTGTCTTCTTCCATGGACAGAACTTAATTCTCCCATGTGTCAACCAGGAAGTCCATTCAAGTGTCAGGGTTTCTACTAGGAAACATAGGCATGCAACCTTCACAGGACTGACCTTGGCTACTCAGACCTCGGCACCACCGGAGGACAAGCTGATGGCTCAAAACCTCAGGCATTCAAAAACAGACATTCATCATAAATCACAGTGTTAGCATAAACTATCTGGCATAGCACAAGGTCTCAGGTACAAAGACACTCATATTAGGCAAGATATTCCAAAGATTCAAAAGTTGTCTTCTAGGAGCTAATCGAGGGCCAGTCCTGAAGACCTCTGAATGATGAGACacagatttttattaaaaaacactgAGGGGAGCAGCACAGTGAagaaaaacaatagcaaaaaatagacccttatgatattttaaattactaaaatatgtttaaatgatGCGTATTCAACACTTTTGCTTTAGACTTATGGTTTTCTTCCACAATGATGATGTGAATAATTTGCTATAGATATTATTACTCTCCAGTTCACATTTCTTAGAACAGGAAAGTTGGAAAAGTAAGAGAAATTGTTGGTTTGTTATTGGtggcttttttttggggggggtataaGGGAGAATATAAAGTTACCAGAGATTGGAGCCATGATCCACTTAAAGGCTCAGAGTCAGGTGACAAGGAAGGTCAAGATACAAGGACCTAGGGAGAAGTGTTTAATGCTATAGTTCCTTAATGATCAGAAAGATCATGCTTCAGGGCTACCAGAGCCTAAGGCTTACTTGAGACTTAATAAGGAAGGCTGAATGAGTTCCTAGCATACAAAACTAGAATCATAAGCTTCTTATACCCAAAACTAGAATCTGAAATTCAACAATcaacaaaaaaattctatttcaaaTCTAGACAATTAAGCTAGCAGATAAACTGTAATAAAAGGGAATACTTGGTTTAGTTTCTGATGGAAAAGTATAAAATGTTAACCATCAAGGAATCTGTTGATAAagtttgttgaatggatgaatgaatgactgcACTGATTTTAAAGCTCCAAATTCAGGTGTCAAATTGAGGGATTAGGATAGCTGAAATGACAACTCATGGAGAGTAGGTACAACACTCCTGCATTCTCTTTAAATCTCTGCTTATATgtgcaaacatttaaaaatgcatgcatacatatacacacacaagctACGTCAGGTAATTTCTGCTAGAGAGGATAAAGCTAATGAACCAGGAggtctaaaaacaaaaagaaggaaaaagagagagggagaggaagatggcaaggggaaagaaaggaagagagaaagagggaaggaaggaaggaaagaaggaaggaaggaaggaaggaaggaaggaaggaaggaaggaaggaaggaaggaaagaaggaaagaaggaaaaaaggaaagaaggaagaaaggaaagaaggaagaaagaaaagaaggaagaaagaagatgaaagaaaaaaagaagaaaaaagggaggaagaagagacaaaCAACCACAATAAATGCTGTTCCTATTCTGTGGGTGTCCCTGAGTTCAAGTCTCCTGTTACCAGATTACTGGGTCTCTTCTAGCAGAAAATTATTCTTAGCTAGAACCTCCTGTAATATAGCATAGTACAGAGCAaaactatcaaaaattatttaactgcaTTACCTTCCTGGAGCTATATGTGAATCATCTGATTGAAACATGGAGGTTTGACTCTGATGAAaaaccaatttattttaaaatgactcaGAGCTATAAGTATTCAGATAATGCTAGTCAGATCAAAATCTCAAACAGATTTAGCACAGCTTTGTGCTTGAGATAATTTAATCCTGCTGTGAGGTTAGATGAGGTTAGAAGACTGCAAAAGCTCCCATAACAAGGCCCTTTTACAAAgggctttttataaaaaaaataaaatgaaatccttttttaaaggattttcatTTATCTGGCAATAGtgcttttgttccttttttgttcCCAGATCCTCCCTTCCAAGTCCTTTTTGGGACATTATCAACAGAGTAAGTCATCCATTCCTAACATCCTctgaattgtatgtttctaatatTGTAAATACCTTACAGATTTAATTTCTTAATCCTTCCTCTAGCATTTTAAGAAACTTTTCTCTTCACAGGTCATCCCAAATTCCACCTGTGCTGTCTTTGGCCTGGGAGGAGTTGGCCTTTCCGTCATCATGGGATGTAAGGCAGCTGGTGCTTCCAGGATCATTGGAATTgaccacaacaaaaacaaactcaagaagGCCATGGCTGTAGGAGCCACTGACTGTGTCAATCCCAAGGACTTCACTAAGCCCATCAATGAAGTGCTGTCAGAAATGACAGGCAACACTGTGGGCTACAGTTTTGAAGTTATTGGGCGTCTTGATACAATGGTAAGAGCCAAGATTAGGGGAGCCACATAATACCCAAGCAATTTGATTGCACAAAGTAAAACTCATTTTCCACAGCCTTATTAACAACCAACTACGGAAATACCTGTTAGGTAGAAACTATTAACCACGAAACAATTTTGCTTAAAAGGTTAAAAGCTTATGACAGGTCTGCATGACCAAAGTTAAGGATCCCATCACACCACCCTCATGTGACCAGAGTCCAAGGTAGTCAACCATCAAAACAAATTTTTGTGTTCTTGTCCCTGTTTGCATATGTGGATTTATTGACAAAGGTGATCCCTCCTGTTATACTGTAGCAAGCCAAACAGTACACTGTAACTTTCCAAGGGGAAATAAGGAGATCCAGGGGAGAAGGGGCTATTCCAGATTTGGCAGGCTCTTCCCCCACATCCATGATGCATCCAACTTCTCACTCCTTACACCTGAGCTTTGTTTTCGCCTGTCTGACTTTCCTTAGATTAGGAGCCTTCAACTTTTTCAAACACGGCTCCATGGTGGCAGGTGGCAGCGCCAGACCTCCATGTAGAAACAGGAGCAGAGCTTCTGGATAAGGGCCCCAGGCTGGGGTAGGGTGAGGAGACTTGGAAATGTGAGACAAAGCCAATCTTGCTCATAACGGAGTAGTAGATTTAATTCACTTTAACAGTTTTGGTAGTTTATGAGAAATTAGCCTTTAAGTTACCAGTATTATCACATTCATTTCCTAGGGCCACTTAGAATTATTCGATAACAACAAATACGATTCTCAGCTGTATGTTTACAGAGCCGATGTGGACTATTGGATATATTGTTAGGGCTTGTTGATTTCCAGACGACACATTGATCTCTAAAAAATGCCCATATCGATTACTACAATCTagcaactatttttaaaactattaataaaaaatggttaaatgaacaaaaaatgtgGGGTTAGTCTCAGAAtgccaccaaaacaaaacaaaaagagagagagagagagagagagagagaggacttttTAATCTcacattttagtattttattgaattttcacactaaaattaaaaaataggttaATTGATTTAGTATAGTTAATTCAATTTAGTTAAATTCATATGAATTTCCAGGGCTTATCTGAAATGGTGTTACTCTTCTGAATATATCAGAATTTTCCTCTGCATTTTGACCCATGACACATTGAAAATGTCATAAACATTGATCACAAtattttctgctttctgtcttaAAGGGAAAATGTGTGAAAGAGTTAAATTAAGACTACCATTGTTTTGAGACTTTAAAACACATGCAGAAAACAAATGGCACGTGGGCTTAACTTAGTGTcatgagtgggacacttgaactaACTGCTAGAACTATGAGAGTATGTAGGGCATTTCTGAAGCCATGCGATGTTGTGAGACATAAGAAACAAATAGCCGTCTTCATGTTAAACTTAGATCGATGCCCTCGCATCATGCCATGAGAACTATGGAACCAGCGTGGTGGTAGGtgctcctccctcagccaagatGCTGACCTATGACCCTATGCTGCTCTTCACTGGACGCACGTGGAAAGGATGCATATTTGGAGGTGAGGAGGTGGAGCTTCTGGCCTGGGAGTGGTGGATTTAACTCTTGTTTGACAGTGAGAGAAGTCTATTGTCTCATCATATCTCCCTTAAAGGTTTTTGTTCCAAGAATAAGTATGAAGTGATCTTACATCAGACTGTGATCACAATGATACCAAAGAGGATTGCCCACCTCCCACGCTGATTTAAGGCTAACATTGGTGggcacattttaatatttatattagcatTTGCAACTCAAGTTCCTCACAGACCTGAATGAGAGGCACCAATAATCTCTCTTTGGGAATGATTTTATGGGACAGGAAGTGCTGATTAAACCCATTATTCTCAATGTATGAAAGAACATAcatgaaaaatagaatttattcaaGCCACAGCAACATCAGCAAAAACAAATTCTGGACCCaaagccaaaataaacaaaacgaGAGGGATTGTTGCATTTTATAGGGACAATGCGATTCACACCAGAATGACTGATGCAGACAATGGTCAAGTCTCAGTCCTGGTCTTACATGAACCATTAGCAGGATTTGATGCAGCTGGTGGCTCCCTTTTCCTCACTCTCTTCACTTGGCTTCTAGATATTACtttgttgtttgttgttcttgttctgtctcttctcttcctatCTCAACGGTCAGGCCTTCCAGAAATCTTTACTGGAGTCTCCACATCCTCAGCTCTCCATCTGTGGTGTGTCCTAGGGCTCAGGCCTCAGACCTTTTCCTTATTTACAGGTACTTCCAGTTTACTTATTTACATGTTAAAATGGAATCATGTCACACCTAATTCAAAACCTTCTAATGACTTCTTTACTCACTCAGAATAAAATTCTCAAACATGCAATGGTCAGAAGGTTCCCTGTGATCTGGCCCCTGACCCAGCTGCTGCTGTCCCTCTGTCCTCACCTGCTGCTCCAGGCACACTGGTCTGCTCACTGTCCTCACTTGCCAACACTCCACCTCAGCATCTTTGCATttactctgctctctctctgAGATATTCTTTCCAAGATTCCTGTCTAGTTCATTTCCTTTATGCTTTTGTCTGAATGTCACCTTATTAGATGGGCCTTCTCTGAACTTTATAAAATAGCACCCCTCCCCACTTATGCCCCTCTGTGCCCCCAGCTCTACCTATGGCCATGTGTAGCCCATGTATATTTACTGAATAACTGTATCTTATTTCTAATATCCTAAATAATTTATAGTCTGACCACATTGCACAAATAGTCAAAAAGTGAGGAGGCTCAACTTACACCTCTTATAATTTGTTCGTCAGTTAAAGTCTTATTTCCTTTAATGAGCAGCCCTAAAGAACCACCTTTGCACCAAGCAACCCCCTTTTTTTGCATTCTTCGTAATGTGTGAGGCAAATGTGATAACCACTACACTACAGAAACAGGGTATTGGAAATGTTGTGGAAAGAGAACAAGCGTTGGCCCCACATTGAGCGTGGTCTGTGTCACAGGTGACTTTCACAAGAGCTATTCCTCAGAGGGCTGAGTGGGCTCAAGAGAATGGCCTGTGGAACCGGAAACAGTGAATTGGAGATGACTTTTTTCTGTAAATAAGTTTTCTGTAAAGGGAACAGAAATATGGAGCAGCTAGGGGATGTGGggtcataaaaaaatttttgtgggtggttttggcctttaagaaaatagtttattttttttgccattgaGAATAGTTCAATGTGGGGCAAATATAAaagtgaagaagagagaagatacaaatataataaaatataaatattatgtactaaGTCTAAAGAGAAAATATGTGCTTGTTTACAGGTTGGAAAAGTAGAGATGATGTTCCAAAAATAGTGACTGATTTCCTGGCAGGGAAATTTGACCTGGATCAGTTGATAACCCACGTTTTACCTTTTCACAAAATCCAGGAGGGGTTTGAACTGCTCTATTCAGGGCAAAGGTATTTGGTTTTTTATGTTTCTCTTGTCTCCACTTCACAGGTTACTCTAAAATTTAATGTTTGTAAGTGTACCCAttgctttcatattttatttccgAATATTTAACCTAGCAAGATTAATACAGCTGATTCCTTTTTCTTAGACTTAGTATATCATTGTTCTGTattaaccaatttttaaaaatcttttcgaCTTTGGTTTTCTGCACTGGATTGATTTCAtcttggctatttttattttatttttaaaatgttaggtTGTTAAAGTACTGCCACAAAATTTTCTTGCTGTACACTCTTCAAAGTGCTTTTTAAAGGTGCTTTCTTTGGAGATTTGCAGGTCAGGTATTATTATAACAATTTTCAGTTGAACAAACTAAGGTTGTGAAGACAAATAAGCCACCTGGAAGGCCTTGCAGGGGCAGACCCAGGAAGCAGGCTCAGTGCAAGGCCTGTGCTCTGTCACCACGCCCCGAACTCCTCTGACAGAGCTGACGGGTTCCAGGCAAACAAGGGGGTTCTTGTCACTACCTTGTTGCTTCTGAGGGTTGGGCTAGGCTAGAGGTAGAATACAAAGAATTTACACAAATGTCAACTCCAACATCTGTTTATGGACATGTAAAACAGCAATTAGAAAGCCTTCTACatgatgaaataaaatttcagccctggccagtttgctcagtgatagagcatcagcccagtttgtgcatgtcccagtttgattcccagtcagggcacacaggagaaacgaccatttgctcttccacctctccctctacccttctctctctcttccactcctgtagccatggctcaattggttgaagCACATTGCTGTGGTGTAAGGATGGCTCATGAAGCCTCCGCCTCatgcactaaagatagctcagttgcaagcatggccttagatgagcagagcatcggccccagacgagggttgcccggtgatcccagttggggcacatgtgggagtctgtctttctatctcccctcctcttacttggaaaagaaaaaaagaaatgaaattttactCACTGGGTCTGTCAATATTTAAGGAACATCCACTGTGTTCCAAAAACTTGAATTTCATTAGCAAAGGAACTAGCTGTACATTCACCTGAGATCCAAATTCTCAGTAAGTTTTCTCCTGAGTGCTTTTTCAGTGTTGTCTCTTTCTCTACATCTCTAGACTACCAGGTCATTGTAGTATGAACATACATTCAAATGCtttttaagcaagaaaataaTGGATTAAACTGTCAGAACAAACTTCACTCAGTTAAGCAGAACAAACAGCTTAACGTGGCCAGTTTGAAATGTTACTAATTGTTGTCTAAAGAAACAAGTTAGTTTGCTTCCCATATCATAAACTGACCTTCATAAACCTACGCTCCTCATTTACATCTATTTCCTGCTTCTCTTGAGTGTCCCACTTGCATTAAGTTGGCCCCAAATAATTTCTCCACCAGCACCTCTGCTCTCAACAAATAATGCCATGTATTCTGCTTCTACAGCCAGAGCGTCACGTTTGACTCCTCCACTCTTGCCCACCACGGGTGAACTGATGCTGAGCCCAGAACACACAAGGCCTGGTGTCTCCTCCCCTTTGCCTCCCTGTCATTGCCCAGAGCATTACCTTGTTCAGTCCAGTCACCTCTCCCCCTGGCATGTTCACACCCTAGTGTGGGAGCAGGTCTCCTGACTTCTCAGTTCTACCTTAGTGGCCAGGCCTTCACTGAACTGCTAAAGCTCAAATTGCCCTAAACGTCAGTGCCTTCACTTGGTTTTGACAGCCTTTAGTATTCATTTGTTAATATTTCCAGTCATTCCACAGCTAAGAGCTTAGCGCCCACTCTGCTGCAGCCtgggcaccaggctgtggggataAAGTGAGGGAGAAGGTCTCACCTAACCGGCCACCTCCTAGGCATCCAGAAGTCTAAACACTCTGGATACCTTCTTGTTCACACCTTCCCAACCTTATTAATGCTTTCCCTTCAGCCAGGGAATCCCTTTCCCCGTCAGTCTGCAGTTGTGCTGAGCACAGTTGTGCTGAGGCTTCAAGAATCAGTTCAGGTTCCTTGTCAGGGAActgtagaaagaaaattaatcagTGTGGACCTCACATCCAGAAGAATTTCCAGTATCAGAATTTACCCAATGTTTCCTATAACAGATCAGAAGTACAATTGCTTAAACTGTTCTTGTTTAGAAGGTATGGGCACAAATCACTAAAAATGATCAATTTCCATTTTAGCATTCGAACTATCCTGACATTTTGAGATCCTACGAGGCAGGAGGTCTGTGTCGTGTGACGGTGACCTGGATGGAACTTTCCTTTCCACACTCCTCTGCTGAGATCGTGGGTCTGCTTCATAAACACGCAGAAGGAGACTTGGCGAAAACACATAATCTTCATGAAATAAATACTTACGTCCTATGAGCACCTGGGAATTAGCAGGGTGTTTGGGtcaagaatattaaaatttttaatttactttttccaAGTCTGTAATTatagattttgaaaaaatatactttcatttttaagttgaaaTAGAGATTATTTTTCTAAACAGATTTAACCAGCTGCCACCTCTTAGAGCAGATTTAGTATGTAAAGATATGGTATATATACTTCCTAaagtaatgttcattttgtcaGTGGTCTTTGATGTATTGTAAGCATGCTTTTTTGGattcaaatgtaaatttttaaaaatttttgctatGAATTGACTTAAATTTGATTTTGAAGTGAACTAACTCTTTGCATGAAACACGTTGATTAGATTAGGGGAAAGCAAGGGAATATCTTTAAGGATTAACTTTATGAATCATTATTATATAACCAGGTGAACCTGTAAAAGCATACTATCAGGGTGCATGAAACTCTGTCAGCTTgtgttaattttttagaaaacacGCCTTTATAATACTACCTAAATAGCAAAGTAAAGCTAGAATTACATTGTGATACATATTTTAACATTAAGTTCAATAAAGTAGAATTATAAGTTCTTTAGTGTCTGCTTCTTAAGAatgactctttttaaaaaaaatgttttcaatttggTACAACCGCACTGGCATATATAACAtatcaaaaattctcaaaatttaaGTATTGTACAAACTGTATTTTACAAATGTGCTGATATACTTGCTGAAGAGGACAGTTCCATTTGTTATTGAACTCTTATTGgctatgaataaaatattaaaacacttgAAACACttcataagaaaaataagcaaGGTAGGCACAACAGAAATCAAGAATTTCAATATAAGGATATAATAATATAGCTTGGACACTCTTGCTTTGGTAGATTGCAAACTATTCAGGTAATTATTTGCCATTTTTCATAATGAATAATTCTCAATGAAAAGTGGCTTGAACACAATgggtaaaagttatttttttcttttaccagttTGTTAATTTAGACTTAATCTAGGTtggttggtttatttatttatttatttatttatttattgtgacagagacagagagagggacagatagggacagacagacaggaagggagagagatgagaagcatcaattctttgttgtggcaccttagttgttcattgattgctttctcatatgtaccttgactggggggctacagcagagtgagtgagcctttgctcaagccagctacctcagggtcatgcctatgatttcaggctcaagccagcgaccccgcactcaagccagatgagcctatgctcaagctgacaaccttgggttttcaaacctgggtcctccgtgtcccagtccaatgctctatccactgtgccaccgcctggtcaggctaagttattttattttaaagctcaaATACCTGAGAAGTAGATGGAATTTCTTTGTAAAATACTTTCAATATCAACTAAGTTTAGTTATGACAACCTTCAAAGtacttataaatatttactgtttacAAATGTATGATGTGTCactaaatacataaattataGCTTCTAATTAATGGGAGAAAAACTGCCCCACTAAAAAGCATAACAAGAAAAATCTGtaaattgaattaatttttgtgtctctcacctcaaattttaaaaaacatattaaataaggaTAGCTAAAGTTTTATACAAAGTTGGTTACATTTCaagaaataaattcaagaaggaaTTAACATTTATATTCTGCAATAATGGTTTTCAAAATGCACTCCATTTTATGGCTAGAGCttcctataaattttattttaatatatgttgtACATcacaattttatacatttaacatTTATCATAAAACTTTGTGAAAGCATTTCTCACTTCTGAGTTTGTCATGGCCAAATACTGAACAGAAAGAATTTCAGCAATTTTGCCAGGGAAACCTGTCTGTGAATAGCTTTACAAATCCTCTGAAAACACTGATTCTAAGGAAAGATCAATAAATTgatatattttgtgtgtttttcattcCTAGTCAATGATGCCATGAAGCAATGTCAAACAGTTCTTGAATGTTATATCAAAGAATAAATTAGTAAGAAATAGGTAGAGGAATGTTTAACAAAATATTCAGCTTCTTGATGAAAAATAACCTAGAATTTAATCACTTAACTCATGTGTGAAAGGTATTCAGTCATTTGAAATTTTTCCCCCATTTCAGCCTTGTACCCAACACTGAGTTAGGTAAACACCTAGCTCACAGTGGAGACTCAAACTGACAAGTGCGCTGCCCTTATAGAGCATAGAGCATATAGTACTCAAGAGACCCATTTAATAAGatagtaaacaaatatataaatatatcactaAATTTGTGATGTGTTAAATGCTGTGAAGACCAAAGTATTGtattagaggaaaaaaaggggggggggagaaaaagaaagaattttcaacTTCCTCTGAGGTGCCTTGGAGGGCTGCCCTAAGAAGGTGAGTTCAAACTCACAGCTGAAGGCGGAGCCAGGGCAGACCCGGTGAAGCTGGGGGTGAATTCTCCCACTTGAAAGAACCATGTGCCCAAAGGCCAGCAAGTTGGAAAAGCTGACCATTTCCTTCTGGGAACTGTAGAAACGTCAGCGTATTTGCctcaaaacattaataaaattgtttagGTTCATGATGCTGAAAAATGCTACTCCCTTATGGACATTTTGTACAATTGTTTATCCTAATAGTCAGCTTCCTCAGAGACTTGTCCAGAAAAGAGCAGGCTTCCGTTGTCACCAGGACTGACACGACGCGGTTCTTCTCCGGGGGAGAAAAGCTCTGTAGAGCTTCCCAGGATGCTCTTTCCCCATGACCTCAGCCCCAGGCTGCCAAGGGCCTTCCACCAGCATTCCCCTTCTcgtttctcactcctctctctttctgggaTTTTTTATACTCCTCTAATAATTAGCTAACCGGGGCCTCATAAGATAGTTTATAGTATTTGCCTTCTTTGTGTACATGCATTTGTTCATCTCTTTGTTTCTCATAGAGTTGGATTTCCTTcaagaagaaaagtgaaaatcACCATGACCCCAGGCAACCAGCCTTAGGTTGTATAGTTCTTTTCACCCTTTCTCCAACATTGAGTCCCCACAGGCTACAAAGCCGTGACTGATGCCTGTGGGAGAATTCaccctcttttccaagtgaagTTTCAGAATATAGCAACTATGCtctaagttcttttttaaaacagtacCAAGAAGAGCACTGTGTGTCCAATGAACGCCATGCAAGCACTCTAGGCCAATTTAATGGTGGAATTAAGAGGACTGCATATTTCTGGCTGTCAGGTGTCCA
The sequence above is drawn from the Saccopteryx bilineata isolate mSacBil1 chromosome 5, mSacBil1_pri_phased_curated, whole genome shotgun sequence genome and encodes:
- the ADH7 gene encoding all-trans-retinol dehydrogenase [NAD(+)] ADH7; its protein translation is MGTAGKVIKCKAAVLWEPKTPFSIEEIEVAPPKAKEVRIKILATGICRTDDHVIKGTMLAKFPVIVGHEAAGVVESIGAGVTTVKPGDKVIPLFLPQCRECDVCRNPNGNLCIKSDITGRGVLDDGTTRFSCKGKPVYHFANTSTFTEYTVVDEFSVAKIDDAAPLEKVCLIGCGFSTGYGAAIKTGKVIPNSTCAVFGLGGVGLSVIMGCKAAGASRIIGIDHNKNKLKKAMAVGATDCVNPKDFTKPINEVLSEMTGNTVGYSFEVIGRLDTMIDALASCHENYGTSVVVGAPPSAKMLTYDPMLLFTGRTWKGCIFGGWKSRDDVPKIVTDFLAGKFDLDQLITHVLPFHKIQEGFELLYSGQSIRTILTF